The Flammeovirga agarivorans genome has a window encoding:
- a CDS encoding mandelate racemase/muconate lactonizing enzyme family protein, translating into MKIIDIQPYVLSQELENPFYFSQWHYASRKICLVKIILEDGTYGWGEGYGPADMIKTGIEFFKPFILGENVLENEKLWQIMYLRSLDFGRSGIFNAAISAIDVGMWDAKGKLLNQPVSVLLGGVKNPVIHPYATGFYFTDSPTLEEDLAKEAKLYRELGFKAAKMKVGLGLEKDVYYVNLLNQHLGDDVKLMIDSNHAYNYREALELSKRLEHLNIGWFEEPVHPEDYQGYKKLRENTTIPIAGGECEYLRHGFKRLFENECVDIAQPDICATGGLTEAKRIATLASTYHKDIVPHSWGTWIAISAAVHFVSNLDQNPGRMFRDAPMIELDRTENPLRDDVTTHHIKVENGEIRIPTQPGLGVDVNQEFLEKYSIEKDASTEPLWS; encoded by the coding sequence ATATGTACTTTCACAGGAATTAGAAAATCCTTTCTATTTCTCACAATGGCATTATGCTTCTAGAAAAATATGCTTGGTTAAGATTATCCTAGAAGATGGAACATACGGTTGGGGTGAAGGATATGGACCAGCTGATATGATCAAAACAGGTATTGAGTTTTTTAAGCCTTTTATTCTTGGTGAAAATGTACTTGAAAATGAAAAGTTATGGCAGATCATGTATTTAAGATCACTGGACTTTGGTCGTAGTGGTATTTTTAACGCTGCCATTAGTGCTATTGATGTTGGTATGTGGGATGCAAAAGGGAAGTTACTTAATCAACCAGTTAGTGTGTTGTTGGGTGGTGTTAAAAACCCAGTAATTCACCCTTATGCTACAGGATTTTACTTCACAGATTCTCCAACATTAGAGGAAGATTTAGCCAAAGAAGCCAAACTTTACAGAGAGTTAGGTTTTAAAGCTGCTAAGATGAAAGTAGGTTTAGGCTTAGAAAAGGATGTCTATTATGTCAATCTTCTAAATCAACATCTAGGAGATGATGTAAAACTAATGATCGACTCTAACCATGCCTACAATTATAGAGAAGCCTTAGAGCTTAGTAAGCGATTAGAGCATTTAAATATAGGCTGGTTTGAAGAACCAGTACACCCAGAAGACTATCAAGGATATAAAAAGCTTAGAGAAAATACGACGATTCCTATTGCAGGAGGTGAGTGTGAGTATTTAAGACATGGCTTCAAGCGATTATTTGAGAATGAATGTGTAGATATCGCACAGCCAGATATTTGTGCTACAGGTGGACTAACGGAAGCAAAACGTATCGCCACTTTAGCCTCTACTTATCACAAAGACATTGTGCCACATTCGTGGGGAACTTGGATTGCAATTAGTGCAGCAGTTCACTTTGTGTCTAACCTAGACCAAAACCCAGGTAGAATGTTTAGAGATGCTCCAATGATTGAATTGGACCGTACAGAAAATCCACTTAGAGATGATGTAACCACACATCACATTAAGGTAGAGAATGGTGAAATCAGAATACCAACTCAACCAGGGTTAGGCGTAGATGTAAATCAAGAATTTTTAGAAAAATATTCAATAGAAAAAGATGCAAGTACTGAACCACTATGGTCATAA